In Planktothrix sp. FACHB-1365, the sequence GAGAGTAAAATTCACGAGATTAAAGGAAATTCCCTAAATTCAGGTTTAGAAATCGAGAAATGTGATGTTAATATTCCTGAAGAAATTTTTAATAAAATAACAGAAGAATTAATTGATAATATGATTAAATTTTCGGCTAATAATACTCAGATTGTTGTTAAAGGATATCAAATTTTTAATTATTATTATCTGGAATTTATTAATATAGGACGGGGAATGACCGCCGAACAAATTGCTAAAGTTGGAGCTTATCAGCAATTTGAACGTCGGATTTATGAACAGCAAGGATCAGGATTAGGATTGATTCTGGTTAAACGTTTAGTTCAGTTTTATCAAGGAAGACTAGAAATTGAAAGCACCCTTGGAAAAACAACAATTGTACGAGTTATTTTGTCAACGGTTTCCCGTTAATTTGATCGGTTTGATCTGTAAACAATTCTACTAAACCGACTGTACCGACAAAAAATGTATAAATTCCATATTGAAGTGGCTGTTGATTTTTTGAACTCGCATAATAACTGGCAATCAAGGCTTCAGCACTATGAATTGCAATGGCTAAACGTTCAATGATCACAATCCAGTTCAACCAATAGAAGTTGGCGGTGCTCAAAAATCCGGTTAGAAAATTCCAGAATTCTAAACCTAATGCACTGGTTAATAAAACAGTCGATAGCACTTTGATAAATTGAAAAACTGGCATAATCCGAAAGTTGTCTAATCCGATGGAATCTCGATACTTGTCCCATTGGTGAAATTAAAACACTGACTTAAAATTTCACCGAGTTGTTGAGCTTCCTGGGGATGGGTAACGGGAGTAACGTGAAGTGATAAAGTCATCCTAGGGGAGGGTTGAACGTTTCTGCCCACAGAAATACCACAGTCGCTAGATTGTAGCAACTGTGGCTAGATCAGTTATCAGTTATCAGTTACCTCTAATTGTAGCAGCAATCGCAAAATTTTTCTATACTGTTTTAATCAATATCCTAGATCAACGGCGGAAGCTTGCTAGGAGTCTGTTGTGGCTGATGGCAGACTTTTCTTATACAATAGCAAGGGCATAACCTGATCACAACGTTGATTGAATGGCAATTTCGTCTAATCTCGAACAAGAAATTGAGCAACAACCCCAGGTTTTACAAAGGCTGTTAACCTCGGAACGTCCCATTATCCAACAGCTAGTTACAGAATTACATCGCCGCCAGATTTCTCAAGTTGTGATTGCGGCACGAGGAAGTAGTGATAATGCAGCCCGATATGCTCAATATGTGTTCGGTTCCCTGAATGGATTTTTAGTGAGTTTAGCGACACCGAGTTTATATAGTATTTATCAGCAAACGCCACAATTAAAAAATACATTAGTATTAGGAATTAGCCAAAGTGGTCAAAGTCCTGATTTAGTAGCCGTATTAGCAGAAGCCCGTCTTCAAAAGGTTTTAACCGCCGCAATTACTAATTTTTACGACTCCCCCTTAGCCCAACAAGCAGATTATGTGATTAACTTAAATGCAGGAGTAGAAAAATCTATTGCAGCGACTAAAACCTATACCACTGAATTATTAGCGATCGCTCTTTTAAGTGCAGAACTCTCTCAACAATCAACAATCTTAAAAACGGTTCAAACTGTTCCTGAATTAGTCCAAACAACCTTAACCTTAAATCCAGAAATTAATCGTTTAGTAGAACGCTATCGCTATATGAAACATTGCGTTGTCATTGGTCGAGGCTATAACTATGCAACGGCTTTTGAACTGGCTTTAAAACTTAAGGAATTAACCTATACTCTCGTTGAACCCTATAGCAGTGCTGACTTTTTGCATGGGCCTTTAGCCATTGTGGAACCTGGATTTCCTGTTTTTGTCATTGCGCCATCCGGGAAAGTTTTACCCGAACTACAAGCCTTAATGCAAACTTTAAAACAACGGGAAGCTGAGTTAATTGTTATTAGCGATGATCAAGAAACCTTAAAATTTGCTCAAACTTCGTTAATTTTACCCCCTGATATTCCTGAATGGATTTCTCCTCTGGTTGCGATTATTCCCGGTCAATTATTTGCCTTGAATTTAGCTCTAACCCGTAATTATAATGTTGATCACCCTCGTGGACTGCAAAAAGTAACGGAAACCCGCTAGGACAACCAGGAGAAAATTCCCCCCTTTGAATCGTAAATCCCGTACCTAAGTCTGAATGAACCAAAATTAAAAAAACGTTACATTATAGATAAAAGAACTGAAAAACTCCCACAATCAAGGAAGTAAGGGAATCCGTAAACAGATTATCTGTTTCCTTCTGAAAGGGGATTTTCCAGTTTCCAGTCCTCAGAAAATGAGATGTGATTTATGTTCAAAAAACTTTTAAAACCTTTAGCTGTTTTCAGTTTGGTTGCTGTTTTATTTTTTAGTCAAGCCGATGGAGCCTTAGCAGCCCGAAGTGGGGGACGCATTGGTGGAGGTTCCTTTAGAGCTCCCAGTCGTAGCTATAATCCTGGCCCTAGCCGTACTCCAGGGGGATATTATGGTGGGGGCGGGTTTGGATTTCCGTTTATTATTCCCTTCTTTGGGTTTGGCGGAGGCGGGTTATTTTCCCTGCTGATTTTTATGGCCATTGCGGGGTTCATCTTCAGAAGTTTTCGGTCAACGATGGGACAAGATGAACTGGGAGGATACAGCAGCAACCCAACGGTGTCTGTAGCTCGTTTACAAGTGGGGTTACTGGCTCAAGCGAGAACATTACAAGCCGATTTAGACCGTATAGCCCAAACCGCCGATACAGGTTCCGCAGCCGGTCGAGCCCAAGTCTTACAGGAAACCACCTTAGCATTGTTACGCCATCCCGAATATTGGGCCTATGGCTCTTCCCAGTCCGAACAAGCGGGAATGAATTCCGCCGAAGCTAAATTTAATCAATGGGCCTTAGCAGAACGCAGTAAATTTACGGAAGAAACGCTGTCTAATGTTAACAATCAGTTAATCGGTGGGGTAGCTCCGAGTCTGACTGGAAATAACGCGAATTTAGTTAATCAAACTGGCGATTTAACCCCAACGGAAAACGAATATATTGTGGTAACGTTAGTTGTCGGAACATTAGGACAAATTCAACTTCCTAAAGTTAATAGTCCTGAAACCTTACGTCAAGCCTTAAGTCGGTTAGGTTCCGTTGGAAGTGAACAATTATTAGCTGTAGAAATTCTCTGGACACCTCAAGCCAGTGGGGATACTCTCAGCACCGATGATATGCTGGCTTACTATCCCAATTTAACCTTAGTTTAATCTTAGTTAGTTTAATCTTAGGGTGGGCATAGCCCACCTTATTATTTTATGAAATCCCATTAGCCCCCCTGTAGAGACTAGCCATGCTTAGTCTCTACAGGGGGAATTTGTAGCCAACATTTAGGGATTTCATATTAGGGATAAACAGAAAACTCTTTTCTTGGCTGTTCCCTTTACCCCGATTTAAAACAAAAAGAGGTGACATCAGCCACCTCCTTTAAGATTACAAATTAATCATCGAATTAGTAATCGAAATCGCCACCCATACCAGCACCAGCACCCGCCGGAGCATTATCTTTGGGTTCGGGTTTGTCAACAACAATACACTCAGTTGTTAACACCATTCCAGCGATCGAAGCGGCGTTTTGCAGAGCAGAACGGGTCACTTTCGCCGGGTCAACAATACCCGCTTCAAACATATCCACAAATTCGTTAGAAGAGGCATTGTAACCGACGTTAAAGTCTTTTTCTTTAACTCGTTCAGCCACAACAGCACCGTTAACACCCGCGTTTTCAGCGATCCGTTTCAGAGGAGCAGCCAACGCACGGGACACGATCAACGCACCCGTTAAGGCTTCGTGGGTGAGGTTGGCATTCGCCCACTCTTCTAACTGAGGTGCTAAGTGAGCCAGGGTTGTACCGCCACCGGGAACGATCCCTTCTTCAACAGCCGCTTTGGTGGCGTTGATGGCATCTTCCAGACGCAGTTTGCGGTCTTTCATTTCGGTTTCAGTTGCAGCACCGACTTTGATCACCGCAACGCCACCGGCTAATTTAGCCAAGCGTTCTTGGAGTTTTTCACGGTCGTAGGAAGACTCGGTTTCTTCCATTTGACGGCGAATTTGCTCACAACGAGCTTTTACTGAAGCTTCATTGCCTTCAGCGACGATGGTGGTGTTATCTTTGGTCAGGGTAACGCGACGGGCTTTACCGAGCATATCCAGCTTGGCGTTTTCCAGTTTCAGACCCGCATCTTCGGTGATCAGTTGGCCACCTGTTAACACGGCGATGTCTTCTAACATGGCTTTACGGCGATCGCCAAACCCAGGAGCTTTAACCGCAGCCACATTCAGAACACCGCGCAGACGGTTAACCACCAGAGTCGCTAAGGCTTCTTTTTCAATATCTTCAGCGATAATCACCAACGGACGGCCAGAACGAGCGACTTGCTCCAGAACAGGAACTAAGTCCTGAACTAAGGTGATTTTTTTATCGGTAATTAACAGATAGGGTTCTTCCAGAATGGCTTCCATCCGTTCCGTATCTGTGGCAAAGTAGGGGGAAATATAGCCTTTATCAAAGCGCATTCCTTCGGTGATTTCTAACTCAGTTGTCATAGATTTCCCTTCTTCTAAGGAAATCACGCCTTCTTTACCGACTTTATCCATCGCTGAAGCAATCATTTTACCGACTTCTTCATCGTTTCCGGCAGAGATGGAACCGACTTGAGCGATCGCTTTGGAATCTTCCACTTGGCGAGCGTGTTCAGCGATTTTTTCAACTAAAAAGTTAGTGGCTTTATCAATACCGCGTTTCAGTTCAATGGGGTTGGCGCCCGCAGCCACGTTCCGCAGACCTTCTTTCACCATCGCGTGAGCTAGAACCGTTGCAGTGGTGGTTCCGTCTCCAGCAGCATCGTTGGTTTTAGAGGCAGCTTGACGAATCAGGGCAACACCAGTATTCTCAATGTTATCTTCTAGTTCAATTTCTTTAGCAATGGTGACGCCATCATTCACGATTTGGGGCGCACCAAATTTTTTTTCTAATACAACGTTGCGACCTTTGGGGCCAAGAGTAACGGCAACGGACTCTGCCAAGATGTCCATACCGCGTTCTAATGCACGACGAGCATTTTCGTTGTAGATGATACGTTTAGCCATAGGTGTTGTGTTCAGGTTTTAGGTTAATAGTAAAAACGAATTCGGAAAAAGATGGATTGAGGGTTTAACGAGTCAGATCGTGGAACACCAGTGTGGTGTACGATCTAAAAGGTTGAAAACGCAACTTAGCTGACGATGGCTAAGATATCTTTTTCAGCTAAGAGAACAAATTCGTCGCTGCCGAGTTTGACGTCAGTGCCAGCGTATTTAGAATAAAGAACTTTGTCACCGACTTTAACTTCTAATTCGGAGCGAGAACCATCATCATTCCGTTTGCCAGGGCCAACTGCCACGACTTCGCCCACTTGGGGTTTTTCTTTGGCGGTGTCAGGCAATAAAATCCCACCTGCGGTTTTTTCTTCAGACGCACTTACTTTGACGAAAACGCGCTCACCTAATGGTTTAACGGTTGATACGCTTAGAGATACAGCAGCCATTCATTAGCCTCCAGTTCACAGCAATAATTGGGAACGAGAGTTGTGTTACTTCCTTTGAGAAATTTCACATTAGCACTCTCAACTCCTGAGTGCTAATTTAGCGAAAATACCCCACCCATTGCAACAACCTAATTTGTACGGGTTTCCGAACAGAGGGGATGAGGGGACGGGGGGA encodes:
- a CDS encoding SIS domain-containing protein, whose product is MAISSNLEQEIEQQPQVLQRLLTSERPIIQQLVTELHRRQISQVVIAARGSSDNAARYAQYVFGSLNGFLVSLATPSLYSIYQQTPQLKNTLVLGISQSGQSPDLVAVLAEARLQKVLTAAITNFYDSPLAQQADYVINLNAGVEKSIAATKTYTTELLAIALLSAELSQQSTILKTVQTVPELVQTTLTLNPEINRLVERYRYMKHCVVIGRGYNYATAFELALKLKELTYTLVEPYSSADFLHGPLAIVEPGFPVFVIAPSGKVLPELQALMQTLKQREAELIVISDDQETLKFAQTSLILPPDIPEWISPLVAIIPGQLFALNLALTRNYNVDHPRGLQKVTETR
- a CDS encoding DUF1517 domain-containing protein, whose translation is MFKKLLKPLAVFSLVAVLFFSQADGALAARSGGRIGGGSFRAPSRSYNPGPSRTPGGYYGGGGFGFPFIIPFFGFGGGGLFSLLIFMAIAGFIFRSFRSTMGQDELGGYSSNPTVSVARLQVGLLAQARTLQADLDRIAQTADTGSAAGRAQVLQETTLALLRHPEYWAYGSSQSEQAGMNSAEAKFNQWALAERSKFTEETLSNVNNQLIGGVAPSLTGNNANLVNQTGDLTPTENEYIVVTLVVGTLGQIQLPKVNSPETLRQALSRLGSVGSEQLLAVEILWTPQASGDTLSTDDMLAYYPNLTLV
- the groL gene encoding chaperonin GroEL (60 kDa chaperone family; promotes refolding of misfolded polypeptides especially under stressful conditions; forms two stacked rings of heptamers to form a barrel-shaped 14mer; ends can be capped by GroES; misfolded proteins enter the barrel where they are refolded when GroES binds), which encodes MAKRIIYNENARRALERGMDILAESVAVTLGPKGRNVVLEKKFGAPQIVNDGVTIAKEIELEDNIENTGVALIRQAASKTNDAAGDGTTTATVLAHAMVKEGLRNVAAGANPIELKRGIDKATNFLVEKIAEHARQVEDSKAIAQVGSISAGNDEEVGKMIASAMDKVGKEGVISLEEGKSMTTELEITEGMRFDKGYISPYFATDTERMEAILEEPYLLITDKKITLVQDLVPVLEQVARSGRPLVIIAEDIEKEALATLVVNRLRGVLNVAAVKAPGFGDRRKAMLEDIAVLTGGQLITEDAGLKLENAKLDMLGKARRVTLTKDNTTIVAEGNEASVKARCEQIRRQMEETESSYDREKLQERLAKLAGGVAVIKVGAATETEMKDRKLRLEDAINATKAAVEEGIVPGGGTTLAHLAPQLEEWANANLTHEALTGALIVSRALAAPLKRIAENAGVNGAVVAERVKEKDFNVGYNASSNEFVDMFEAGIVDPAKVTRSALQNAASIAGMVLTTECIVVDKPEPKDNAPAGAGAGMGGDFDY
- the groES gene encoding co-chaperone GroES, whose product is MAAVSLSVSTVKPLGERVFVKVSASEEKTAGGILLPDTAKEKPQVGEVVAVGPGKRNDDGSRSELEVKVGDKVLYSKYAGTDVKLGSDEFVLLAEKDILAIVS